From the Lepisosteus oculatus isolate fLepOcu1 chromosome 1, fLepOcu1.hap2, whole genome shotgun sequence genome, one window contains:
- the apela gene encoding apelin receptor early endogenous ligand: MRLQNLLYIFFLVLMSLLLISGQRPEHFNLRRKYHRHHCPHRRCMPLHARVPFP; the protein is encoded by the exons ATGAGATTACAGAACCTGTTGTACATATTTTTTCTTGTACTGATGAGTCTTTTGTTAATCAGTGGACAACGACCAG aacatttcaatCTAAGACGCAAATATCACAGGCACCATTGTCCACACAGAAGATGTATGCCTCTTCATGCAAGAGTTCCCTTCCCTTAA